From Desmodus rotundus isolate HL8 chromosome 10, HLdesRot8A.1, whole genome shotgun sequence, one genomic window encodes:
- the ARK2C gene encoding E3 ubiquitin-protein ligase ARK2C isoform X3, with amino-acid sequence MAPAHQHSGALHQSLTPLPTLQFQDVTGPSFLPQALHQQYLLQQQLLEAQHRRLVSHPRRSQERVSVHPHRLHPSFDFGHQLQTPQPRYLAEGTDWDLSVDAGLSPAQFQVRPIPQHYQHYLATPRMHHFPRNSSSTQMVVHEIRNYPYPQLHFLALQGLNPSRHTSAVRESYEELLQLEDRLGNVTRGAVQNTIERFTFPHKYKKRRPHDGKGKKEEGEESDTDEKCTICLSMLEDGEDVRRLPCMHLFHQLCVDQWLAMSKKCPICRVDIETQLGADS; translated from the exons ATGGCCCCGGCCCACCAGCACAGCGGAGCCCTGCACCAGTCGCTGACCCCGCTGCCCACCCTGCAGTTCCAGGACGTCACAGGTCCCTCCTTCCTACCTCAGGCCCTGCACCAGCAATacctcctgcagcagcagctcctggaaGCCCAGCACCGCAGGCTGGTCTCGCACCCCAG GAGGAGTCAGGAGCGCGTGTCTGTCCACCCCCATCGACTCCACCCCAGCTTCGACTTTGGCCACCAACTCCAGACACCTCAGCCCAGGTATTTGGCTGAGGGCACTGACTG GGATCTCAGTGTGGACGCCGGCTTGAGTCCTGCTCAGTTCCAGGTGCGGCCCATCCCTCAGCACTATCAGCATTACCTAGCGACGCCTCGAATGCACCACTTTCCCAGAAACTCCTCCTCCACGCAGATG GTCGTCCATGAAATCCGAAACTACCCTTACCCTCAGCTTCACTTCCTTGCTCTCCAGGGACTGAACCCCAGCAGACACACCTCTGCCGTGCGGGAGAGCTATGAG GAGCTGCTACAGCTCGAGGACAGGCTGGGAAATGTGACTCGGGGAGCCGTACAGAACACCATCGAGAGGTTCACCTTCCCCCACAAGTACAAGAAG AGAAGACCCCACGATGGCAAGGgcaagaaggaagagggggaggagtcAGACACAGATGAGAAATGCACAATTTGTCTGTCCATGCTGGAAGATGGAGAAGATGTGAG GCGCCTACCGTGTATGCATCTCTTTCACCAACTGTGTGTGGACCAGTGGCTCGCCATGAGCAAGAAATGCCCCATCTGCCGGGTGGACATTGAGACACAACTGGGAGCTGACAGCTGA
- the ARK2C gene encoding E3 ubiquitin-protein ligase ARK2C isoform X2, whose product MVLVHVGYLVLPVFGSVRNRGAPFQRSQHPHATSCRHFHLGPPQPQQLAPDFPLAHPVQSQPGLSAHMAPAHQHSGALHQSLTPLPTLQFQDVTGPSFLPQALHQQYLLQQQLLEAQHRRLVSHPRRSQERVSVHPHRLHPSFDFGHQLQTPQPRYLAEGTDWDLSVDAGLSPAQFQVRPIPQHYQHYLATPRMHHFPRNSSSTQMGLNPSRHTSAVRESYEELLQLEDRLGNVTRGAVQNTIERFTFPHKYKKRRPHDGKGKKEEGEESDTDEKCTICLSMLEDGEDVRRLPCMHLFHQLCVDQWLAMSKKCPICRVDIETQLGADS is encoded by the exons GTGCCCCCTTTCAAAGGTCTCAGCATCCTCACGCTACCTCCTGCCGCCACTTCCACCTGGGCCCCCCGCAGCCACAGCAGCTCGCGCCCGACTTCCCCCTGGCCCACCCCGTGCAGTCGCAGCCGGGCCTCAGCGCCCACATGGCCCCGGCCCACCAGCACAGCGGAGCCCTGCACCAGTCGCTGACCCCGCTGCCCACCCTGCAGTTCCAGGACGTCACAGGTCCCTCCTTCCTACCTCAGGCCCTGCACCAGCAATacctcctgcagcagcagctcctggaaGCCCAGCACCGCAGGCTGGTCTCGCACCCCAG GAGGAGTCAGGAGCGCGTGTCTGTCCACCCCCATCGACTCCACCCCAGCTTCGACTTTGGCCACCAACTCCAGACACCTCAGCCCAGGTATTTGGCTGAGGGCACTGACTG GGATCTCAGTGTGGACGCCGGCTTGAGTCCTGCTCAGTTCCAGGTGCGGCCCATCCCTCAGCACTATCAGCATTACCTAGCGACGCCTCGAATGCACCACTTTCCCAGAAACTCCTCCTCCACGCAGATG GGACTGAACCCCAGCAGACACACCTCTGCCGTGCGGGAGAGCTATGAG GAGCTGCTACAGCTCGAGGACAGGCTGGGAAATGTGACTCGGGGAGCCGTACAGAACACCATCGAGAGGTTCACCTTCCCCCACAAGTACAAGAAG AGAAGACCCCACGATGGCAAGGgcaagaaggaagagggggaggagtcAGACACAGATGAGAAATGCACAATTTGTCTGTCCATGCTGGAAGATGGAGAAGATGTGAG GCGCCTACCGTGTATGCATCTCTTTCACCAACTGTGTGTGGACCAGTGGCTCGCCATGAGCAAGAAATGCCCCATCTGCCGGGTGGACATTGAGACACAACTGGGAGCTGACAGCTGA
- the ARK2C gene encoding E3 ubiquitin-protein ligase ARK2C isoform X1, which yields MVLVHVGYLVLPVFGSVRNRGAPFQRSQHPHATSCRHFHLGPPQPQQLAPDFPLAHPVQSQPGLSAHMAPAHQHSGALHQSLTPLPTLQFQDVTGPSFLPQALHQQYLLQQQLLEAQHRRLVSHPRRSQERVSVHPHRLHPSFDFGHQLQTPQPRYLAEGTDWDLSVDAGLSPAQFQVRPIPQHYQHYLATPRMHHFPRNSSSTQMVVHEIRNYPYPQLHFLALQGLNPSRHTSAVRESYEELLQLEDRLGNVTRGAVQNTIERFTFPHKYKKRRPHDGKGKKEEGEESDTDEKCTICLSMLEDGEDVRRLPCMHLFHQLCVDQWLAMSKKCPICRVDIETQLGADS from the exons GTGCCCCCTTTCAAAGGTCTCAGCATCCTCACGCTACCTCCTGCCGCCACTTCCACCTGGGCCCCCCGCAGCCACAGCAGCTCGCGCCCGACTTCCCCCTGGCCCACCCCGTGCAGTCGCAGCCGGGCCTCAGCGCCCACATGGCCCCGGCCCACCAGCACAGCGGAGCCCTGCACCAGTCGCTGACCCCGCTGCCCACCCTGCAGTTCCAGGACGTCACAGGTCCCTCCTTCCTACCTCAGGCCCTGCACCAGCAATacctcctgcagcagcagctcctggaaGCCCAGCACCGCAGGCTGGTCTCGCACCCCAG GAGGAGTCAGGAGCGCGTGTCTGTCCACCCCCATCGACTCCACCCCAGCTTCGACTTTGGCCACCAACTCCAGACACCTCAGCCCAGGTATTTGGCTGAGGGCACTGACTG GGATCTCAGTGTGGACGCCGGCTTGAGTCCTGCTCAGTTCCAGGTGCGGCCCATCCCTCAGCACTATCAGCATTACCTAGCGACGCCTCGAATGCACCACTTTCCCAGAAACTCCTCCTCCACGCAGATG GTCGTCCATGAAATCCGAAACTACCCTTACCCTCAGCTTCACTTCCTTGCTCTCCAGGGACTGAACCCCAGCAGACACACCTCTGCCGTGCGGGAGAGCTATGAG GAGCTGCTACAGCTCGAGGACAGGCTGGGAAATGTGACTCGGGGAGCCGTACAGAACACCATCGAGAGGTTCACCTTCCCCCACAAGTACAAGAAG AGAAGACCCCACGATGGCAAGGgcaagaaggaagagggggaggagtcAGACACAGATGAGAAATGCACAATTTGTCTGTCCATGCTGGAAGATGGAGAAGATGTGAG GCGCCTACCGTGTATGCATCTCTTTCACCAACTGTGTGTGGACCAGTGGCTCGCCATGAGCAAGAAATGCCCCATCTGCCGGGTGGACATTGAGACACAACTGGGAGCTGACAGCTGA